The following proteins come from a genomic window of Takifugu rubripes chromosome 11, fTakRub1.2, whole genome shotgun sequence:
- the gkup gene encoding glucuronokinase with putative uridyl pyrophosphorylase, with product MICILLVAGHGTVLETQIKNDTTGLYSHLAGVPKALLPGIGGKKILDFWWETVNMRQLFTDVYLVTNADKYKHYERWATANDFPVENVVNDGSTRLEDRLGAVADLELVIRSRALHDDVMVIAGDMLSADQNFDVAQVIRFFRSKPGELMIYYELEEGESSSSRGIVEVCPDTHRITRFLEKPEGGLTASRLASVVFYCIRRNSLSHLSDFLSLHPPTAGRSLGQFWEWLVNHRQLEVFGMKLPSGFQLIGQVGLPDYTKWLTHYSTKKRDHPAEPIVCRSYARVGLMGNPSDGFNGKTIAMSVSNFWAEVTLVESATLVLVPHPLNDPTAFGSLQDLFCISRKEGYLGGLRLLQATCKKFYQFCSNQGIALTKQNFTLRYDTNIPRQVGLAGSSAIVSATLKCLMKFYSITDNDLPKPIRANFILNVETDELFITAGLQDRVVQVYEGLVYMDFSRTLMDEHGYGSYVSMDMGALPPFWLAYLSDPSDSGRIHSNIRQRWLSGEPLVVEAMRTFAELTDRARVALENRDWTTLAQLMDQNFELRRTVYTDECLGPGNLKMVRLAKKFGSAVKLPGSGGAVVGLCPDPTQLVALRQAFQEAGCVFCLLTPFNPAANADPPTQRQAAQRSGPGTGP from the exons ATGATCTGCATATTATTAGTAGCCGGCCACGGCACCGTCCTGGAGACGCAGATTAAG AACGACACCACGGGGCTGTACAGCCACCTGGCCGGGGTTCCCAAGGCTCTGCTCCCTGGGATCGGAGGCAAGAAGATCCTTGACTTCTGGTGGGAAACGGTGAACAT GCGCCAGTTGTTCACCGACGTGTATCTGGTCACTAACGCAGACAA GTACAAACACTACGAGCGCTGGGCCACAGCCAACGACTTCCCCGTGGAAAACGTGGTTAATGACGGCAGCACCAGGCTGGAGGACCGTCTGGGGGCGGTGGCGGACCTGGAGCTGGTCATACGCAGCCGGGCGCTGCACGACGACGTGATGGTG ATTGCAGGTGACATGCTCAGTGCTGACCAGAACTTCGACGTTGCTCAGGTGATCCGAttcttcaggtcaaag cctggagagctGATGATTTACtatgagctggaggaaggtgagagcagcagctccaggggcATCGTGGAGGTGTGTCCCGACACCCACAG GATCACTCGGTTCCTGGAGAAGCCCGAGGGAGGCCTGACGGCATCTCGGCTGGCCAGCGTCGTCTTCTACTGCATCCGAAGGAACTCGCTGTCCCACCTGTCCGACTTCCTCAGCCTGCACCCGCCGACGGCCGGACGGAGCCTGGGACAGTTCTGG GAGTGGCTCGTTAACCACAGGCAGCTGGAGGTGTTCGGGATGAAACTTCCCTCTGGCTTCCAGCTGATTGGACAAGTG GGCCTCCCAGACTACACCAAGTGGCTCACACACTACTCCACCAAGAAGCGGGACCATCCCGCCGAGCCGATCGTGTGCCGGTCCTACGCCAG AGTGGGATTGATGGGAAATCCCTCGGACGGGTTCAATGGGAAAACCATCGCCATGAGCGTCTCCAACTTCTGGGCCGAGGTCACTCTGGTGGAGAGTGCGACTTTG GTGTTGGTGCCTCATCCGCTCAACGATCCGACTGCGTTCGGAAGCTTGCAGGATCTGTTCTGCATCAGCAGGAAAGAAGG GTACCTGGGGGGGCTGCGGCTGCTCCAGGCCACCTGTAAGAAGTTCTACCAGTTCTGCTCCAACCAAGG GATCGCACTAACGAAGCAGAACTTCACGTTAAGATACGACACCAACATTCCTCGGCAGGTG GGCCTCGCTGGGAGCAG CGCCATCGTCTCGGCCACCCTCAAGTGCCTCATGAAGTTCTACAGCATTACAGACAAC GACCTCCCGAAGCCCATCCGAGCCAATTTCATCCTGAACGTGGAGACCGACGAACTCTTCATCACGGCTGGTCTGCAGGACAGAGTGGTGCAG GTCTACGAAGGTTTAGTCTACATGGACTTCAGCAGGACGCTGATGGACGAGCACGGCTACG GGAGCTACGTGTCCATGGACATGGGGGCGCTGCCTCCGTTCTGGCTGGCCTACCTGAGTGACCCCAGCGACTCCGGACGCATCCACAGCAACATCAGGCAACGCTGGCTCAGCG GGGAACCTCTGGTAGTGGAGGCGATGAGGACGTTCGCTGAGCTCACCGATCGAGCCAGGGTCGCCCTGGAGAACCGGGACTGGACCACCCTGGCGCAGCTGATGGACCAGAACTTTGAGCTGCGCAG GACCGTCTACACGGACGAGTGTCTCGGGCCGGGGAACCTGAAGATGGTCCGGCTGGCGAAGAAG TTCGGCTCGGCGGTGAAGCTGCCGGGCAGCGGAGGAGCCGTGGTGGGCCTGTGTCCGGACCCCACCCAGCTG GTGGCGCTGAGACAGGCCTTCCAGGAGGCCGGCTGCGTCTTCTGCCTCCTGACGCCTTTTAACCCCGCAGCCAACGCCGACCCGCCCACCCAGCGCCAGGCGGCCCAGCGGAGTGGACCCGGCACCGGTCCATGA
- the abcf3 gene encoding ATP-binding cassette sub-family F member 3, whose amino-acid sequence MATYVEIVKNEFPEIDSEVFAYITGVLGSGGAEFENDEEVYEAIGGVLQEVSADSKNEEDIRNICLQMFNTLKLSSYGGAQRQVLLDAPVQLSQISAGVVAAATGVEGIWMMKRPQNTTVDAKKLEKAEAKLRAKHERRNEKDSQRPCSQLVLEEASASQASNKKESRVDQSGKNRSYDIRIENFDVSFGERCLLQGAELSLAFGRRYGLVGRNGLGKTTLLKMLASRNLRVPAHISILHVEQEVAGDEKIALQSVLETDVLREALLREEKSLNARIASGTAEGTDSVRLSEIYSHLEEIEADKAPARASVILAGLGFSSKMQQQATKEFSGGWRMRLALARALFGRPDLLLLDEPTNMLDVRAILWLENYLQTWQSTILVVSHDRNFLNAVVTDVVHLHSQRLDSYRGDYENFVKTKEDRLKNQHREYEAQLQYRQHIQVFIDRFRYNANRAAQVQSKLKLLEKLPELKPLEKETEVTLRFPDNIEKLSPPILQLDEVEFYYSRDQRLFSGLDLSADLDSRICIVGENGAGKSTILKLLMGDLTPVSGVRQAHRNLKIGYFSQHHVDQLDLTVNSIELLLNKFPGQTEEEYRHQLGRYGITGELATRPVASLSGGQKSRVAFAQMTMPCPNFYILDEPTNHLDMETIEALAKALNKFKGGVVLVSHDERLIRLVCKELWVCEGGKVRRIDGGFDEYRDILEEQFRKEGYL is encoded by the exons ATGGCGACGTACGTGGAGATTGTGAAGAACGAGTTTCCAGAGATTGATTCAGAGGTGTTCGCCTACATCACAG gggtTCTGGGCAGCGGTGGAGCAGAATTTGAGAACGATGAGGAGGTTTATGAAGCTATCGGAGGAGTTCTGCAGGAGGTGTCTGCTGACAGTAAAAACGAAGAGGACATCAGGAACATCTGCCTGCAGATGTTCAACACTCTCAAACT GAGCAGCTACGGGGGGGCCCAACGGCAGGTGCTGCTGGACGCTCCGGTGCAGCTGTCCCAGATCTCCGCAGGCGTCG TTGCAGCAGCCACAGGTGTGGAGGGGATCTGGATGATGAAGCGGCCTCAGAACACC ACCGTCGACGCCAAGAAGCTGGAAAAGGCCGAAGCCAAACTGAGAGCGAAGCACGAACGGAGGAACGAGAAGGACTCACAGAGGCCCTGCAGCCAGCT CGTCCTGGAGGAGGCCTCGGCCAGTCAGGCCAGCAACAAGAAGGAGAGCCGAGTGGACCAGTCGGGGAAGAACCGCAGCTATGACATCCGCATAGAGAACTTTGATGTCTCCTTCGGAGAGAG GTGTCTGCTGCAGGGGGCAGAGCTGTCTCTGGCCTTCGGCCGACGGTACGGTCTAGTTGGTCGGAATGGTTTAGGGAAGACGACGCTGTTAAAGATGTTGGCCAGTCGTAACCTGCGCGTTCCGGCTCACATATCTATCCTCCAcgtggaacaggaagtggccggAGACGAGAAGATAGCGCTGCAGAGTGTCCTGGAGACCGACGTGCTCCGAGAGGCGCTGCTGAGGGAAGAAAAAAGTCTAAACGCTCGGATCGCTAGCGGAAC TGCTGAGGGGACCGACAGTGTTCGACTGTCAGAGATCTACAGCCACCTGGAGGAGATCGAAGCCGACAAAGCTCCAGCACG AGCCTCTGTCATTCTAGCTGGGCTTGGGTTCTCTTCAAAGATGCAACAGCAGGCCACAAA GGAGTTTTCCGGTGGATGGAGGATGAGGTTGGCGTTGGCCAGAGCTCTTTTTGGTCG gcctgatttgctgctgctggacg AGCCGACGAACATGTTGGATGTCCGAGCCATCCTGTGGTTGGAGAACTACCTGCAG ACGTGGCAGTCCACCATCTTAGTCGTCTCCCATGACAGAAACTTCCTGAATGCGGTGGTGACAGATGTTGTCCACCTGCACTCCCAAAGACTGGACAGTTACCGTGGAGACTATGAAAACTTTGTTAAAACTAAAGAAGACCGACTAAAGAACCAGCACAGGGAGTACGAGGCCCAGCTGCAGTACAGACAACACATACAG GTCTTCATCGACAGGTTTCGCTACAATGCTAACAGAGCTGCGCAGGTCCAGAGCAAACTCAAACTCCTGGAGAAGCT GCCTGAACTGAAGCCCCTCGAAAAAGAGACTGAGGTGACTTTACG GTTCCCAGACAACATCGAGAAGTTGTCTCCTCccatcctgcagctggacgaggtGGAGTTCTACTACTCGCGGGACCAGCGGCTCTTTTCTGGACTCGACCTGTCCGCTGACCTGGACTCTCGGATCTGCATC GTGGGCGAGAACGGGGCCGGGAAATCCACCATCCTCAAGCTGCTCATGGGAGATCTGACACCGGTCAGCGGCGTGCGCCAGGCTCACAG GAACTTAAAGATCGGCTACTTCAGTCAGCACCACGTGGATCAGCTGGACCTGACTGTGAACAGCATAGAACTTCTGCTCAACAAGTTTCCTG GGCAGACGGAGGAGGAGTACCGCCACCAGCTGGGCCGCTACGGTATTACCGGGGAACTGGCCACGAGGCCGGTGGCCAGCCTGTCTGGAGGTCAGAAGAGTCGGGTGGCCTTTGCACAGATGACCATGCCGTG TCCAAACTTCTACATCCTCGATGAACCAACCAACCACCTGGACATGGAGACCATCGAAGCTCTGGCTAAAGCGCTCAACAAGTTCAAG GGCGGCGTCGTTTTGGTGTCGCATGACGAACGTCTGATCCGCCTGGTGTGCAAAgagctgtgggtgtgtgagggcgGGAAGGTGCGACGCATCGACGGGGGCTTCGACGAGTACAGAgacatcctggaggagcagttCAGGAAGGAGGGCTACCTGTGA
- the polr2d gene encoding DNA-directed RNA polymerase II subunit RPB4, translated as MAAPGGTVPVGDVEEDASQLLFPKEFENAETLLNSEVHMLLEHRKQQNESAEDEQELSEVFMKTLNYTARFSRFKNRETIAAVRSLLLQKKLHKFELASLANLCPEAAEEAKALIPSLEGRFEDDELQQILDDIQTKRSFQY; from the exons ATGGCGGCTCCAGGCGGGACGGTTCCTGTCGGGGATGTTGAAGAAGATGCGTCTCAGCTGCTTTTCCCTAAAG AGTTCGAGAACGCAGAAACGCTGCTCAACTCGGAGGTCCACATGTTGCTGGAGCACCGGAAGCAGCAGAACGAGAGCGCTGAAGACGAGCAGGAACTCTCCGAGGTCTTCATGAAGACCCTGAACTACACGGCCCGATTCAGCCGCTTCAAGAACCGAGAGACCATCGCTGCCGTGCGCAG tctcctcctgcagaaaaaGCTCCACAAGTTTGAATTGGCCAGTTTAGCTAATTTGTGTCCTGAAGCTGCCGAAGAGGCCAAAGCCCTGATTCCCAG TTTGGAGGGTCGGTTTGAGGACGATGAGCTGCAACAGATCCTGGATGACATCCAGACCAAGAGGAGCTTCCAGTACTGa